TATGTCgattaaaaaaagtgaaaacgGAAAAAATGGGAAACGATGGGAAACGGCTGGACTCACCCGAGATCTAGAACGCTGTCCTTAGGCCTATGCAAACCCTGTCTTGTGTTTGAGATTAACAGCCTTTTATTTGAGTTGACATTTATGGGAACAATACcgacatttttacaaaaaaatttttttgttgtgtacATCGTTCATCTATTCCAAAAAGCTTCCTCCAATAGCCCATAAATAAAGAAATCGACTGTTTGACGTATGTTTAGCAATGTTCAAGGTTTTGAAATGATAAATCACACGTGAAATCCAAGGCAAATAGGCCTAAAGATTTGTCTAGACGAAGGCAAATGAATACAGTCACTTTTAGTCGTAGGAATGTCCGCGTAGCCGTTCATTGCTTTCAACATAACGCAAATGCGTGACAGAATCCTTGTGATGTTCTGGGGATGTTGCGAATTTGCTTACAAATAATACTTTGCAACACGTGTGCCTCCACTTTTCATAAACAATAACCGCGGCCCGAGGCGGTTTGTATGTAATCCATTTGCTAAAAGCACAGGAAATCAATAGCAGATTCCCGTTCCTTTTAAAGTACGTTGAGTAAGAGTGCAGACTCACAGATGTCTCTCACAAGAATTCACACAGCTTCATATCAACTCCTTTCTCATTGCGAAGTACTGCCTCCATTAAGACGCAATGGAAACCATCGcagtttttatatatttcatttgcgTAAACTCAGTCTTCGCAGGCGATAACGGAATACATTGGTCATATAAAGGTAGGCCTACACGCATTCTTCTGCTATTATCATGCACGACTATATTAGCCTTTCAGACGTTATCCTAATAGTATATTGTAGACTAAAGCTCTTgactattttttaaatattaaacaatCCATATCTTGAATTACCCTGTATAATGGGAAATATCAAAAATACATCTGCATCGCCGTCTTTAACTGAACATTATCCATCTGGTCGAATTTCGACTATAACTGCCAACCAGATTTCCGAGGTTGCATACCATATTAATCACGCTACTTAATAGGCtatcctttacattacatttacagtcaTGGACATGACTGACAATACTAGAAAGTAGCCCACTTGCGTTtcgcaaaataaaatataggctCGGCCAATTAACCTCCTTGATACCGAAAACAATGAAacgtccaaaaaaaaagaagcagcaCAATAGAGGAAAGAGTgccaataaaattattattattattattttattttattttcgtCACCGAGGTGGTGCCCTATAGGCAGATTAACCTGTGCCctagacactttttttttaaaatatattttttgcttgTAATCCAAGTTAGTggactttcagggtacattagGCAAATGTGTTCCGCAAAGAACAACAATGTTGTTCGTTTATTTCTGAACGTGAGACACAGTTGGCACTAATAGGGCCCACTTTTACCGTAATAGACTATTATATATCTTCCATGGGAATGTAAAATGACTTGCGCTGTTCGTACTTTCCTTTCATTGCTGGCGTTTCCCTACCCTTGGTTGATGGGTTGTTCAGAGGGAGATCTGGACCAGATGCACTGGGCGGAGGAATACCCCGCTTGCGGCGGAAAAAAGCAATCCCCAATTGACATCCAGCGGAGAAGTGTGCGGCACAACCCCCGCATGTTGCACCTGTTGCTTTCGGGCTACGAGGAGCAAAGTGGCAACTTCCTTATGACCAACAACGGGCATTCAGGTACAAGCGTCTGGGCAATTGCTAGGGTCCACAATAAACCTTCTCTGCGTTCTGACAGGAGACTACACgaataaataatttcactgaTATCGTGCCCTATGGCTACTTTCTGCTTCGTGGATTCGTTTTTtgagaattaattaataaaagttTCTATTTTATCATAACTTTTTTTTGCTACTGTTGGCGGTGAGCCAATGCTCTGGCTTTATGCAAATTCATCATGCCAAGCCGTAGACGTGCTGCCCTCTGGTGGGGACAGCGTGGAAGTGCAAACAATACGAGGGACTTCTCTTGTTATCACTTAAAGTCTTGCCAACTGACGAACCACAATTCAATGTTTTAGCGTCTTTAAAAGCAACATTCACTGTATTTACGTCcaaaagggaaaataaatttGTCCAAACAAGTGTCTAGCTTGTTCTTATAATTGATATTACTGTATCATGCAAAGATAAATGATGGCACACATTCAAGGAGCCGGACTTCAAATTGAACTATAACGATACTATTTGTCACCTGATTTTATTAACCTCACCGTAATCGTTAGTAAAAATGACccaaatgtccctgagcaagaatcTTCATCTTTCCTCCTTCGTACCAGGATTGAGGAGCTCATATGCAAACTACCCTCTATATGTGGATTTGTGATTCATTAATGGTATTTAGTATAATTTCTGATCCAAATGCAATGGTTTGTCAAGTATAATTAGTGCTTGAACGCACTGTAACGGTTCTGAAATCATctaaactgaaattaaatataataaatatattgctAAATTAGTTTTGAACAGTTTAGTCATTCTAATCTATTCTACAGACTGCTGTAGCTGACACATATAGCCTTCCCAGAAAgttaaacttttatttccagGAACGGTTACATGTCTCACATCTTAGGTTACAGCTGTTTGGATTCTTTGATTAATCCGTacagtgacaaaaaaaaacggaaatCAATAATGTTCACATTGTGTACATGGAAAGATGTAAGTGACCCCATGGAAGGAAATACTGTAATGCCCGTTTAACCTTCCTTTGGCTATCTTCGATGAGAGACGAATATATGAACTCAATGTTGCGCGGATGACCGCACATCGCTCACGAGCTCCGAAGTTCTGTGTGGCTTTGTGCCGTGTGTGGACAGTAACGGCGGAACCGTGTTCCTCTCGTCTTTCTGGCCCCTCCTCTGGACAGTCCAAATTGACCTGCCCCCCACCATGTTCATCAGGAAGGGGCTCGTGGGGCGCTACACGGCCGTCCAGATGCACCTGCACTGGGGGGGCTGGGACCTGGAGGCCAGCGGGGCGGAGCACACCCTGGACGGCATCCGCTACATGGCTGAGGTGAAATATATCCTCCTATCTGGAAGTAGTATTGGGACGCACCTGCAGTATTACATCCGTCAGTCACATAATGATGCTGATTGCCTTTAGGGTTAGCATGACCtactaaaaaaacaaatgtcaaatgCAGTAAATATTACAAATGCCACAGACTTCTATATAACTGCCTTGCATGCAgaactgtttgtttttaatgaaaaaaaaataaaaaattcataaCTTAGTTTCCACCATGCATGCACCGTGTATATACGATACTGCACAAaaacaatgtacaaaaaaataatgaagtcAACAGCCGATGCTCAGCACTGACTGTATCTTCTTGGCTTCTGTTATCACAGCTGCATGTCGTCCATTACAATTCTGACAAGTACAGCAGCTTCGCTGAGGCCAAGGCTAAGCCTGACGGACTGGCAGTGCTGGCGTTCTTCTACGAGGTGAGGGATGAAGAGCTGCGCCGGGCGTGTGCTCCTCCCGCTCGTGTGTCCACAGGAGAGCCTTATCTGCagaatgtggaataaaaaaacCCTCTGTATAATCGGATAACTCATCATTTTATTGTCCTCTTCACAAACAGTTTATTCAGAAGGAGCACTTGAATGTGTATAGCGAAGGTTATAACACAGACTCAAACATGAGAACGCTCCTACCCAACGTGGCTATAAGGCCAGAGGGCCAGTACTTTAAAAATTCATCCTCCATTCCTCCACTTGCCTTCTCCCCTCGTTACCTCTGAATAGGGGGAGGAGACGAGTGAggggaaaggaggatacatttttttagaGTACTGAGGCGCACCCCTAGAGAGTCAGTAAgatcattttcatgtcattttaTTGTCTTTTCTGAGTTTGTGAGTTGCGTGTCAACACAGTTTGAAGGCAGTTAATGCACTGCTGGAATCCAGCCCGTTTCTCTTGACGCAGTGCAGTAATGTGTGAAGAGAATGCGTTGTGGATCACTAAAAGCTTTGCCTTAGGACTCAATCTGTGCCCTCTGGTAAATGTGTCCAACCGTATGCTGCATTGATTGGCTGAGTGGGAGTTGGCAGTTTTTTGCCAGTTGGATTGCATGGAGATAAGGTCCGGGTCGTTAAAAACACCCAGCAATCCGGGTCATTGAAAGCACCCAGCAGGGCCGGGTCATTAAAATGCTGGGAATTTCATTTCTATTACTTGCAAACTAAGGCGGAAATATTGCCTATGAGTTGGGaccattttattcatttcaagattagccaatggggtaagaatttGACTTATCAAGCAAACGGTAATTAAAaagaagctaatattttctacttgtgaGAAAAATACGATTTAATTATCTTGCCTAAAACACAGGCATTCTTTTGCAGTGTGGACAGAAGGCTCAGTCCTTGTAGacactttttaaataattgtaattgccTCATGTGCAGGTAAAAAGAGATGTACAGCAATCCAAACGCTGTTGTTCCTAGCATGCATGCATACTATTATTGCACAGTTGGTATCATAATAAATGATTGTGCAGAGATTCATTATAATGGTGGTTTCGTGTTCAGCAGGCGAAGGGAGTGTGTATTACATAGACTCATACAGGCAGCAATTTAAATCCATTATTGCTATATTATTTTACACATGATGTATTTGTCCTGTATATTACTGTGTGATCCGGCGCAGTGTACAGTAAATGATTAATACCCATTTGTTGCCGGGGCCGTGTTGGATGAATATTTaatgcagaaatgtgtgtgtttgtttccagGATGGGCATTTTGAGAACACTTACTACAGCGATTTCATCTCCAACCTGGCCAATGTCAAGTACGCAGGTGATGCATTATTCATGATGTGCGTGATCTTGTCGACGCGGACATGTGAATAAAATACCTGCAGTGACACAGCtctttttctggattttttgcaCTTCCTGTCTAGGGCAGTCCATGACCCTCACCACTCTAAATGTGCGCTCCATGCTTCCTGAGAACCTGTCCCAATTCTTCAGGTATCAGGGCTCGCTGACCACGCCCCCGTGCTATGAGAGCATCATATGGACCGTGTTCGACACCCCGATCACGCTCTCCCACAACCAGGTATGCACCGTGTAAATGCCATTTAcagctccataagtcttgggacaaagataTGTTGTTTCTCTTGATTTGACTCAGATTGGTCTTCAAAATTCACATgcggtcaaagtgcagattttcagcttctattgaaaagtatttttacagcacattttgaacattaaaaaaatatttggtgtCAGGTGAGTTTCTTTATGCAGCTCATTGTATATCATTCTCTCAGTACAGTATATGTAGACTATCCTCTGATGAGtattgaaaacagaaaacatatcAAAAAGCATCTACTGAAGCCACAGCATGATATAGACCTGTGTCTTTCAGTGACAACAGCACATAGCGTGCTGTTAGAGCTTACTAGGTGTACCATGGACATTTTTCAACTTCCTCTACAGTTGAACATGTATgtcactgtaaaaccccactctaacccaatgacggaatttagcgagggccgaagggggttttgcgtgcttgtccttctggcgttgctgggagaacattagtagggttaattattatcctccatccaagaacagagcacaattacgtttaagaatatactgggtccgctgccacgggtcggatatggattgaacTGCCCCATATCCTGCTTACGGCtggcctgaaacggatcagtacaattcttaatattctccgttctcaaacggggccgtattgtaagtttagtggttactatagttttactcgtttatctgactccatttaagatataatttagaaatttgggtttgaaacttacgcgaacctcgggagtgattacactcgactcgtacctgtgccaccattactcaatatatgctcccgggattagcattattgctgaaatctcagttcggtggagaactcagaggctgagggtccagtcaacacaatacatgcaaacctgccatgatagttgcgagcccaggtcggcgtagcattaactgggctccttagagctaatttgacaggaaccagcgctgTAACGCCCAGGGGGtcccttcgcatcaaattacaagagccgtgcgtcaccgatcctttaatgggcagaaaattgctggcctcacagcttagaactaccacaaatGTACCAAGCCGCCGATCGCtcggtctttagccaccatttccccctgagtattcagttgtaatttaggctgaaaaaggctgaaaaaagtacaagatgaattagagtcatggagatcacgcaagctacaaacaaaatagtttattcgcagacaggtaggttattatcTTTAGAAtgccaatagtcaattacagatacacaaattaagaacagagatagagtaaatcatcatacctagcctgcgttggctacacataaacaaagagtatagaatatgccgtgtatGGGAAGCCGATTACTTCCGTTGCTACACATGCATAGAACGTGCTGTGCGGGAAGCCGTTTACggtcttcctgatacttacatatacatacaatatgttgtgtgggaagtcaaatacgatcttcccctgctacacatacatacatacatacctacatacccaagacatgttgtgtgggaagtcgaatacgattttcccagattggtctgtctcccttgcttttatgccaaatcatacgtttgaaaccaggcggcagtgccataaatcaacctggaggggtggtcaaatctggaatttagacccccacccttgggggttgttaagtagggaaaatgagatcattaccaggagaggacgtgtaggttttcccttgagttactgaaactatggtttattaaactccaaatgtatctcatccgattccttgattttattatgttgcagttatcatgaaacttccctcctgattatccattttacatgcaattcctgttaccataaGTATAgtacttaatgcaataatacatggatcacatggacaatgttttcaaggttttactgggtctatttactatcttaatagcagttttgaatattgaatctaggagagcagtcaccggtgtaatgacagcagtgcccaaatgagggcatttgctgtaaatatgtatttgtgactcatggtaatataccttttggataaacctgatttgggtgaatgaaaggaaaagagacaaacccaacctgtcaggaatgtgagaaaaggggggctcCTGGAATCCTTGCATGCACAatgcatgctccgggagggggaagtcagcaagctgaccagcgcatgagtccaaatgttacttatgactggcttacatcACATTTTGTAACGTTTTAGTGGATGATGACAATGTGGTGCACCAGGGATTTCTTTCATCTTAAAGTGTGCCATCACAAAAAAAAGGTTGCAAAACAGCATAACAAGTCTGAATGGCTTGTTTTCCAGTTAAAATTAGTTTTGTCTTTCGAGCTGGCCCTGCTATGTAACATCAACGTGTGCTCAGGTTTTTGGCAACCGAGACCATTTGAGCTGGGGAAACGCTGAGCCTTTGGACACAGTGAGGCATTTCCTGTGTTCTCTCAGATCAGAAAGCTGGAGAGCACCCTGATGGACCACGAGAACAAGACCCTGTGGAACGACTACCGTATTGCTCAGCCGCTGAACGACCGCGTGGTCGAGTCCTCCTTCCTGCCACGACTCGGCAAAGGCAGTACGTAGCATCGGACGCAGAATCCCGCTCGTATCGACAGCCCCGGCCGTGACCCCTCTCTCACTCGCCATCTCTGCTTTCATCCAGCTTTCTGTAGGCAGGAAGAAATCGAGTCCAAGTTGTCGAAGATTGAGGGTCTGGTCACAAACCTGGGCAAACGCATCCCTTCAGGTACCTCAGATaggatttttcttcttttagctGTGAAAAGGACTGGTTTAACTGTGGCTATATTTCACACGGTAATGACGTGCACATTTTTGCTTCTAGGTGAGGGCGGGGATGGCAGGTCACCTAGAAAAGGTGAATATCTGTGGTTTAGGTTTTTTAAAGACCCGGTGTATTTTCGTATCCTGTCTGGTTTGTGCTgacccccccttcctcctcaccCCAGGCCCTCGCGTCATCTCCCCGCTGGTGCTGCACTTCACCGAGAGGACCATGGAGAGCTACGTAAAAGTGCACCAGGGACCCTCCATGGCCCTCCGCTCTTTCACCGTCTGCATGCACATCCGCACCCAGCCCGGGGCGGTCCACACCGTGCTGTCCTACTCCACCGCCGGCCACGACAACGAGCT
Above is a genomic segment from Conger conger chromosome 10, fConCon1.1, whole genome shotgun sequence containing:
- the LOC133139543 gene encoding carbonic anhydrase 6-like produces the protein MGCSEGDLDQMHWAEEYPACGGKKQSPIDIQRRSVRHNPRMLHLLLSGYEEQSGNFLMTNNGHSVQIDLPPTMFIRKGLVGRYTAVQMHLHWGGWDLEASGAEHTLDGIRYMAELHVVHYNSDKYSSFAEAKAKPDGLAVLAFFYEDGHFENTYYSDFISNLANVKYAGQSMTLTTLNVRSMLPENLSQFFRYQGSLTTPPCYESIIWTVFDTPITLSHNQIRKLESTLMDHENKTLWNDYRIAQPLNDRVVESSFLPRLGKGTFCRQEEIESKLSKIEGLVTNLGKRIPSGEGGDGRSPRKGPRVISPLVLHFTERTMESYVKVHQGPSMALRSFTVCMHIRTQPGAVHTVLSYSTAGHDNELTVTVGYEVGLWIGNEFVNFPHSLRSRDWGNYCLTWASHSGGAELWINGMVGEEQYLRSHYELQPGGTLILGKDQDGFLGISDSDAFVGQMTDVNLWDYVLGSSEIRDQMSCGNNILRGNVLTWGVTHLSVYGGVRLEAEHRCP